ATTACTTCCAGTTTAACAACAACACGCTTCTGAACTTGACAAGTTCGGGATTAGTGCTGTTCAAAGGATCAGACTATACTATTGAAAACAATATATTCCACAACTGTTCTCCTTATGATGTGGAATGGGGTGGTCATACCGGAAATCCCAACCACGCCACTGAAAGCCTGACCATCAATAACTGCTTCTTTAATGATCTTACTAACCATGTTGACACACAGGGTAACGCATATCAGGTGTTCTCAATATCCAACCCGGTTGTGGCTTCGGATCCTCAGCTCGACTCTTATTATCAGCCTCTCTGGACAGCCAGCACCATGTCGCCTTGTATTGATTCCGGTGTTGGTACTGATGAGGACGGCACTCCAGCTGATATTGGAGCCTATCCTGCAGTGAACCATACTCGTGACGTATATACTATGCCAACGAATGGAACCCCGAAATGGATGAGCTTCCCGGTGCTGAACAGGACCACTCCAAGCTATGATATAGCTGAGAATTACTTTGCTCCGATAACGGATGTTGATGTCCTTGATCAAGTGATTTGGAAAGATGGGAATAATCCACCAGAGTCTATGCATATCCAAGAAGGATTGTTGTTAAACGGAGACTCTCCCGTACGAAGTGTCCTTGGTTACAAGATAGAGCTCCAACCTGGAGTTACTCAAGCTATTGAGATCCCAAGCTCTGGCTTTGTACAATCTCCCAATACCGTCATCAATCTATATGCCCATCCCGCTGGATCTTCTACGGGGGTAAACGAAAACTGGATAGGCTATTACCTGCCACAGAGTTCCAGCCCCTTCACTGCTCTTGCCTCCATTCTGGATAAAGTAACTTCCATCAAAACGCAATATTGGAGTGCCATTAAGGGCAATGGGTTCTGGAAGGTCAGCTCAGCGAACTTAACTCTGAACTATGGAGATATGGTAGTTTTAACCGTAACCGAAGATTGCAGCTTCGCGTGGAGCAATGTAACCCCGATAGACCCGAAAGTAAGACCCAAAGCAACTGCTTTTGAGTATGTGGAGAAACTTGATTACACCCCCATGTTCATCGACCTTAGCGGTTTTGATGTGTTACCGTCTGAGATCGGCCTGTATGTGGATGGAGAATGTAAGGGCGCGGTAAAGGTTGAAGGCGATTATACCGATCTTTGCGCGTATCTGGACAAGTATGAAGTTATCAATCCGGAAGATTGCGAATTGGTGTTCTATTTTGATACCAAGGCAGTGGATAACGTTAAGCAGCGTTGCCGGCTGGATTCCAATGACATGAAGCTTATGAGTGAGTTTGGCATTCGGCATTATGAGATTGCCATAAAAGCAGAAACGGAGCTTAACCCCATTATCTCCAAAAACGCTTTATCGCCAAATTACCCCAATCCCTTCAATCCGCAGACTACCATCAGCTATGAGATTGCCTCAGATGGTATTGTTAAGCTGGATATCTTCAACCTGAAGGGTCAACTGGTAAAGACCCTGGTAAATGAAAACAAAGTATGCGGACCACACAAAGTGGTGTGGAACGGAACTGACAAGTATGGCAGGAAGGTAGCCAGCGGATTGTATCAATATCGCCTGACTACCAAGGAAGGAAGCATCACCAAGAAGATGATGCTGATGAAGTAAGTAATGTTAATTTGCAAGGGAGGGTTACGCTCTCCCTTGCTCATTTTAACAGTATCCTACGCGGGAATGACAGATTATAACAGAGAAAGGATAGGATCTAAGATGATTGGAGCAACAATGAAGAGACTGTTATTGGTAACCCTAATGGTGGCATTTACCACGATGAGCTTTGCCGTAACGCTAAATGTAGCAATAGATGGCAGCGAGCAATACATCTCCATTCAAGCTGCCATAGAAGCTGCTAGTAATGGTGATACGGTATTGGTACATCCCGGTAGATACATCGAGAATATTGATTACATTGGCAAATCCATCACTGTATGTAGTCTGGAGGCCACTACCAATGACAGCACCTACATTAGCCAAACCATTATCGATGGCAATCGCAATGGCTCTTGCGTTGCCTTTCGCAATGCCGAACAGAATGCCACTCTAAGGGGTTTTACCATTACCAATGGGACAGGTTTTCTGACCTATGACGAACTTACAAGAGGGGGAGGAGTACTGATTAATAACGCCTATATGACTGAGGGGTCAGTTTCTCTTACAAATTGTGTGATAACCGGTAATCATGCCGGGATGGGAGCGGGTATTAGTTGCTTAAATGCCTCGTTGCAATTGAGCGGCGTAAATATTCACCACAATTATAGTCTGGCATCCGGTGGGGGGATTCTTTTTACAGGAACCAATACAATGATACCAAGTATTGTTTTTGACCCTGTGAATAGATGTTCCGTTTATGAGAACTATGGAGCTGCCCCGGTAGATATAGCCGTTTTTGACATTCCCGCCAACTTGACAATCCACTTGAACAAAGCGACCATCAGTCCACCCTCAACCTTCTATATCGGCAGGCATAACAATTTATCCAGTCTGCAGCAGTATCATGATACGGCTGTTGTACAGCAGGCTCATCGCACGGAAATAAACCGTGACTTTTACGTTAGCCCCAATGGAGATGATAACAATAGCGGTATCAGCCCTGATGAGCCAATGCGCACCATCACCAGAGCAATGCATCTGATAGCTTCCGATAGCCTTGAGGTCAAAACTATCCATTTGCTGACGGGCGTGTATGAAGAAGCTGAAGGGCAAATCTACCCCATCCCGATCAAGTCCTACACCAATCTCGTCGGAGCAGGGTCGGATTTGGTTACGTTAACATCATCAGTGGTTTGCACATTAGGTTATCCAAGATTCATCAATGCCATCAAAGCTAGGCACAACACGATTTGCGGATTCACCATTACTGAAAGCGTGCCCAGCAACAGAAGGCCATATACAAACCCATCAACCCAAGATAACTTGTATCTGAATGATGTGGTGATATCAGATATCCAAGCTTGTGAGTATAGCGCATTTATGATAAGTGTACCAAGAAACGTTGAGATCAATAAACTGGTCATCAAGAATATCACAACCCCACATATAGTTGTAGATTTTAATAAGGTACATGATTCAAAGATCAGCAATTCAACCTTTACGAATATCCATTCCACTTATGTAACCGATGACCCTTTTTTCAGAGGTTCTGCCGTAATAAGCTTCAGGGTTGTAGATTCGTTTACTTTTGAGAACAATGAAGTTAGCAACATGAGTGTGTACTACGACCAACCCACCTTTGCTATCTCTTTGTGGAATCCAAGGACTACCGAGGCAGTAGACATTAGGGTTAACAATTGCCTGTTTGACAACATCAGAACCAACGATGACCGAGCTGCGCTGTTCGGTAGTAACGACTATAGCAACGTAGAAATCTCAAACTGCACTTTTTATAACAATTATGGTTCTGTGGCAGCAGTGGGGCTAATTGGAAATATAAGAATGCGAAACAACATCTTTTTCAACCCTGTAGCTGATCATGAGATTGTGATGTATCCTCCAATATCGGGACAGCAAGACCCGTGTAATCTTGATATAGATTACAGCTACATTCGCGGTGGCGAAGAAGGCATATATAATATTTCAAACTTCAATACATTAAGCTATGGGGAGCAGAACCTAAGTGAGGGGGAATTGTTTGCCGACACCAATGCCGGTAATGTGGAATATCTTCGTCTTGCTCCAGGATCTCCCTGCATTGATGCGG
Above is a genomic segment from Candidatus Cloacimonadota bacterium containing:
- a CDS encoding T9SS type A sorting domain-containing protein; the protein is MSYKAFFTQDAHGSESGTKAMSRISMEYDLHGKRYVSERGNVSNSRTQALLKIGISLACLNQHPGVNMKQVLFLATMIIGLSLLLANPTIVHVPAQASTIQEGIDLVADGGTVIVASGTYSVNELSWANKHVRLLGSGNPVLTSGSHAIKLDWSGINNTDRIHGFTFQNCYAYDNGPAIMLLEGASPLVSNCTFDDNRVQGEYNMQFNNPSGYGGAVFIQGGSNQLNSPRFENCTFTNNAAANGNGGGAVALFGPATFLSCTFTDNWTSTAVGFGPPAYFAAGAILIYGDDYNGDILIHNCTFTGNSGQNRANDIWVAGSRGINNLTIENCTFNPDTSYYSEPAICLFYENMPYFEASSTDFVITGNTFKLSDKGAVYFHDYAGRCSMKFNNNVIDGIEGTTYGLHLYYYGGAPQNPDYFQFNNNTLLNLTSSGLVLFKGSDYTIENNIFHNCSPYDVEWGGHTGNPNHATESLTINNCFFNDLTNHVDTQGNAYQVFSISNPVVASDPQLDSYYQPLWTASTMSPCIDSGVGTDEDGTPADIGAYPAVNHTRDVYTMPTNGTPKWMSFPVLNRTTPSYDIAENYFAPITDVDVLDQVIWKDGNNPPESMHIQEGLLLNGDSPVRSVLGYKIELQPGVTQAIEIPSSGFVQSPNTVINLYAHPAGSSTGVNENWIGYYLPQSSSPFTALASILDKVTSIKTQYWSAIKGNGFWKVSSANLTLNYGDMVVLTVTEDCSFAWSNVTPIDPKVRPKATAFEYVEKLDYTPMFIDLSGFDVLPSEIGLYVDGECKGAVKVEGDYTDLCAYLDKYEVINPEDCELVFYFDTKAVDNVKQRCRLDSNDMKLMSEFGIRHYEIAIKAETELNPIISKNALSPNYPNPFNPQTTISYEIASDGIVKLDIFNLKGQLVKTLVNENKVCGPHKVVWNGTDKYGRKVASGLYQYRLTTKEGSITKKMMLMK
- a CDS encoding DUF1565 domain-containing protein — protein: MKRLLLVTLMVAFTTMSFAVTLNVAIDGSEQYISIQAAIEAASNGDTVLVHPGRYIENIDYIGKSITVCSLEATTNDSTYISQTIIDGNRNGSCVAFRNAEQNATLRGFTITNGTGFLTYDELTRGGGVLINNAYMTEGSVSLTNCVITGNHAGMGAGISCLNASLQLSGVNIHHNYSLASGGGILFTGTNTMIPSIVFDPVNRCSVYENYGAAPVDIAVFDIPANLTIHLNKATISPPSTFYIGRHNNLSSLQQYHDTAVVQQAHRTEINRDFYVSPNGDDNNSGISPDEPMRTITRAMHLIASDSLEVKTIHLLTGVYEEAEGQIYPIPIKSYTNLVGAGSDLVTLTSSVVCTLGYPRFINAIKARHNTICGFTITESVPSNRRPYTNPSTQDNLYLNDVVISDIQACEYSAFMISVPRNVEINKLVIKNITTPHIVVDFNKVHDSKISNSTFTNIHSTYVTDDPFFRGSAVISFRVVDSFTFENNEVSNMSVYYDQPTFAISLWNPRTTEAVDIRVNNCLFDNIRTNDDRAALFGSNDYSNVEISNCTFYNNYGSVAAVGLIGNIRMRNNIFFNPVADHEIVMYPPISGQQDPCNLDIDYSYIRGGEEGIYNISNFNTLSYGEQNLSEGELFADTNAGNVEYLRLAPGSPCIDAGTPDISLLGLPPYDLAGNQRVWNGIIDMGAYEYGSQPWVSINDPELPAIDHLVLRQNYPNPFNPTTTIAYSLPEASKVRLDIYNVKGQLVKTLVNAEMPAGLHSVVWNGRDMNNKAVASGVYFYRVSSPKATHTKRMLLMK